Proteins found in one Clostridium kluyveri DSM 555 genomic segment:
- a CDS encoding DUF1540 domain-containing protein, whose product MNNGKNSSIGCIVNECRFHAKDTNYCTLDKIEVTKHEAMAKDVQCTDCGSFKKE is encoded by the coding sequence ATGAATAATGGTAAAAATTCCAGTATAGGATGTATAGTTAACGAATGTAGATTTCATGCAAAGGACACCAATTACTGCACACTTGACAAAATAGAAGTCACCAAACATGAAGCAATGGCTAAAGACGTACAATGTACTGACTGTGGAAGTTTTAAAAAGGAATAA
- a CDS encoding GerMN domain-containing protein, with the protein MKKFFITFLCFIITFSILILSACDKKDNLSINNNEKEKIIALSKETDNLLDLNIYFNSSKDPNTVEISKESRIIKKDELFAETIINELIKGPSVKSNLTPILPKNTRIISMSIKDNIAYLNLSEEANIEMTSIKEETCLKSIVFSLTQISTINKVKISINNKDSGIWSNNFDLSKPIGKDDIENARKK; encoded by the coding sequence ATGAAAAAATTTTTTATTACATTTCTATGCTTTATAATTACATTTTCTATTTTAATATTATCTGCTTGTGACAAAAAGGACAATTTAAGTATAAATAATAATGAAAAAGAAAAAATTATAGCTCTTTCAAAAGAGACAGATAACCTGTTGGATTTAAATATCTATTTTAATTCTTCTAAAGATCCAAATACAGTTGAAATATCTAAAGAAAGCCGCATAATAAAAAAAGATGAATTATTCGCAGAAACCATAATAAATGAATTGATAAAAGGTCCCTCTGTTAAAAGTAACCTGACTCCCATACTTCCTAAAAATACTAGAATCATAAGTATGTCAATAAAAGATAATATTGCTTATTTGAATTTAAGCGAAGAAGCCAATATTGAAATGACCTCAATTAAAGAAGAAACTTGTTTAAAAAGTATAGTTTTTTCCCTTACACAAATTTCGACTATAAACAAAGTTAAAATTTCCATAAATAATAAAGATTCAGGTATTTGGAGTAATAATTTTGACTTATCGAAACCTATTGGAAAGGACGATATTGAAAATGCAAGAAAAAAATAA
- a CDS encoding MBL fold metallo-hydrolase, with protein sequence MIFCPLYSGSSGNSTFLASDNTKILVDAGLSGKNIETALLKIGFNPNEIDAILVTHEHTDHIKGVGVLSRKYNIPIYANALTWQCMLKYIGKIKEHNIKVLYNNHISIKDMDITSFSTSHDAVDPYGYAIDCKNKRACVATDLGFISDEIKYILKDSDIILLESNHDVEMLKFGPYPYDLKRRILSKIGHLSNDDCGKAILNIINNKFKKIILGHLSKTNNYPELAYQTVINTLIEAGVKLNMDVTISMARRDKPSNYIKFK encoded by the coding sequence ATGATTTTTTGTCCTTTATACAGCGGAAGCAGTGGAAATAGCACCTTTTTAGCATCAGATAACACCAAAATTTTAGTAGATGCAGGCCTTTCAGGTAAAAATATAGAAACTGCCCTTTTAAAAATCGGATTCAATCCAAATGAGATAGATGCTATACTTGTTACACACGAACATACTGATCACATCAAGGGGGTAGGGGTTTTATCTAGAAAATATAATATACCTATTTATGCAAATGCTCTTACCTGGCAATGTATGTTAAAATATATTGGAAAAATAAAAGAACATAATATAAAAGTACTTTATAATAATCACATAAGTATAAAAGATATGGATATAACAAGTTTTAGTACATCTCACGATGCTGTAGACCCTTACGGCTATGCTATCGATTGTAAAAATAAAAGAGCCTGTGTAGCAACAGATTTGGGATTTATTTCAGATGAAATTAAATATATTTTAAAGGACTCCGATATAATACTTCTAGAAAGTAACCATGATGTCGAGATGTTAAAATTCGGTCCATATCCCTATGATCTAAAAAGACGAATTCTAAGCAAAATAGGACATTTATCTAATGACGACTGTGGAAAAGCTATATTAAATATCATAAATAACAAATTTAAAAAAATTATTTTGGGACATCTAAGTAAAACAAATAATTATCCAGAACTAGCATACCAGACTGTAATAAATACTTTAATTGAAGCTGGTGTAAAATTAAATATGGATGTAACTATATCTATGGCAAGACGTGATAAACCCAGTAATTATATAAAATTTAAATAG
- a CDS encoding UDP-N-acetylglucosamine 1-carboxyvinyltransferase: MNKLVINGGNPLSGSIEINGAKNAAVAILPASILASSGICSIDNIPDIEDVHCIEKILKSLGCKVKTGKNLVVIDSTTINKIDADTDDVRKMRASYYLIGALLARFKKARVELPGGCPIGVRPIDQHIKGFGALGAKVEIKHGCVSVSAEKLVGTSIFFDVVSVGATINVMLAATLAEGITTLENVAKEPHVVDVANFLNSMGANIKGAGTEIIRVVGVKELKGCSYSVIPDQIEAGTYMIAAAACGGEVIIENVIPKHLESISAKLIEMGVEIIENGDSITVKSKGRLKGINIKTQPYPGFPTDVQQPLSALLTVAEGRSIINESIWESRFKHIDELKKMGANIKVEGRIAIIDGVDKLSGAIVKATDLRAGAAMVIAGLIADGTTEVLSIDHIDRGYPNIEDKFKALGANIKRVSYVE, encoded by the coding sequence ATGAATAAATTAGTAATTAATGGCGGAAATCCTCTTTCCGGTTCTATAGAGATTAACGGTGCTAAAAATGCTGCCGTTGCAATATTACCAGCATCAATACTAGCCAGCAGTGGTATATGTTCCATTGATAATATACCTGACATAGAAGATGTACATTGTATAGAAAAAATCTTAAAAAGCTTAGGCTGCAAGGTGAAAACTGGGAAAAACTTAGTAGTTATAGACAGTACCACCATAAATAAAATAGATGCAGATACTGATGATGTGAGAAAAATGCGAGCTTCTTATTACCTTATAGGTGCACTGCTTGCCAGATTTAAAAAGGCAAGAGTTGAACTGCCCGGGGGATGCCCTATAGGAGTACGACCTATAGATCAACATATAAAAGGTTTTGGAGCATTAGGTGCCAAAGTAGAAATCAAACATGGCTGTGTATCGGTAAGTGCTGAAAAATTAGTTGGCACAAGTATATTTTTTGATGTAGTAAGCGTAGGTGCAACTATAAATGTGATGTTAGCCGCTACCCTAGCAGAAGGAATAACAACCCTTGAGAATGTAGCAAAAGAACCCCATGTAGTAGATGTAGCAAACTTTTTAAACAGTATGGGAGCAAATATTAAAGGTGCAGGTACTGAAATAATACGTGTGGTAGGAGTAAAGGAATTAAAAGGATGTTCCTACAGTGTTATACCAGATCAAATAGAAGCAGGTACATATATGATTGCAGCTGCCGCTTGTGGTGGAGAAGTAATAATAGAAAATGTTATACCTAAACACTTAGAGTCCATATCTGCAAAACTCATAGAAATGGGCGTTGAAATAATAGAAAATGGCGATTCTATAACTGTGAAATCCAAGGGGAGATTAAAAGGTATAAATATAAAAACTCAACCTTATCCGGGTTTCCCTACTGATGTACAACAGCCTTTAAGTGCTCTTCTAACAGTTGCAGAAGGAAGAAGTATTATAAATGAAAGTATATGGGAAAGTAGATTTAAACACATAGATGAATTAAAAAAAATGGGTGCAAATATTAAAGTAGAAGGAAGAATCGCTATTATAGATGGTGTAGATAAACTCAGTGGGGCTATAGTAAAAGCTACAGACTTAAGAGCTGGTGCAGCAATGGTTATAGCAGGCCTTATTGCAGATGGCACTACTGAAGTTTTAAGCATTGATCATATTGACAGAGGATATCCTAATATAGAGGATAAATTTAAAGCTTTAGGTGCTAACATAAAAAGAGTATCTTACGTGGAATAA